ATAAACTTAGGCAAGTGTTCTTTAGAAACATCAAAAAAATTGAATTTGTGTCTGCTATTTTTATAACTATTTTTGTAGTAATTATATTAATTGAGCTTTTTTAGAATAGAACTTTACTCCAACCTAACTTTTCTCTTAGAGTATCATAGTAATTATAATCTTTAGTATGCAAGACAGTGACTTTTTTCTGTGCTTTTTGAATAGTTACTTTCTGATGTGATCTTAAAATAGTATCATGTCTACCATCAATGCTTAAAACAGGTTCTGGATCATTGTAATCTGTTATGTAAATATCTATAACACTTGTATCTGATATAACCAAAGGTCTACTATTTAATGAATGAGAACATACTGGCACCAAAACCACACTACTTTGATTAGGATTCAAAATAGGTCCACCGGCTGACATTGCATGTGCTGTTGAGCCTGTTGGTGTAGCAACAATAAGTCCATCACCTCTTTGATCAAAAGCATATCGACCATCTATATATACCTTCAAACCAAACATCAACCCCCTACTAGAAGTTATAGCAATTTCATTTAATGCGATAGACGCCTCTAGAGGTGCACGTAAATTATCATCAACACGACATTTCAGCATACTCATTTTGGTAACTGAACTGTCCCCTTTTAATATAGCATCAAGGTCTCTTCTTAAGGCATTATTATCTGCAGCAAGAGTTGTTAAAAAACCAAGCTTACCCTTATTTACACCAATAACAGGAATATTGCTATATAATGCTAAAACCCTAGATGCTTTAAGAAAATTACCATCTCCACCAACAACGATAGCAACATCACATACCAAAGCTATCTCTTTTAAGCTTGCGGTTGTAATATTTTCCAAGGTGGTATCAGATGCAGTTTCATCCTCTACTACCACATCTAGATTTTGTTGTTGCAAATAAGCATACAGAATCTCTACTGTTTGACTTACTTCTTCTTTATAATGCTTACCGATAA
The genomic region above belongs to Francisella salimarina and contains:
- a CDS encoding NAD(+)/NADH kinase, whose translation is MIYKYSRVAIIGKHYKEEVSQTVEILYAYLQQQNLDVVVEDETASDTTLENITTASLKEIALVCDVAIVVGGDGNFLKASRVLALYSNIPVIGVNKGKLGFLTTLAADNNALRRDLDAILKGDSSVTKMSMLKCRVDDNLRAPLEASIALNEIAITSSRGLMFGLKVYIDGRYAFDQRGDGLIVATPTGSTAHAMSAGGPILNPNQSSVVLVPVCSHSLNSRPLVISDTSVIDIYITDYNDPEPVLSIDGRHDTILRSHQKVTIQKAQKKVTVLHTKDYNYYDTLREKLGWSKVLF